A stretch of Vigna angularis cultivar LongXiaoDou No.4 chromosome 4, ASM1680809v1, whole genome shotgun sequence DNA encodes these proteins:
- the LOC108331506 gene encoding GTP-binding nuclear protein Ran-3, translating into MALPNQQTVDYPSFKLVIVGDGGTGKTTFVKRHLTGEFEKKYEPTIGVEVHPLDFFTNCGKIRFYCWDTAGQEKFGGLRDGYYIHGQCAIIMFDVTARLTYKNVPTWHRDLCRVCENIPIVLCGNKVDVKNRQVKAKQVTFHRKKNLQYYEISAKSNYNFEKPFLYLARKLAGDPNLHFVESPALAPPEVQIDLAAQQQHEAELAAAASQPLPDDDDDAFE; encoded by the exons ATG GCTTTGCCCAATCAGCAAACTGTGGATTACCCGAGTTTCAAACTCGTAATCGTTGGTGACGGTGGCACAG GAAAGACAACGTTCGTGAAAAGGCATCTCACCGgtgaatttgaaaagaaatacgAAC CGACTATTGGAGTCGAGGTTCACCCATTGGATTTTTTCACTAACTGTGGAAAGATTCGCTTCTACTGTTGGGATACTGCGGGGCAAGAGAAGTTTGGTGGTCTCAGGGATGGATATTA CATTCATGGGCAATGTGCGATTATCATGTTTGATGTTACTGCTcgattaacatataaaaatgtCCCTACCTGGCATCGTGATCTTTGCAG GGTCTGTGAAAACATCCCAATTGTTCTTTGTGGTAACAAGGTTGATGTCAAGAACAGGCAAGTGAAGGCAAAACAGGTTACTTTCCACAGGAAGAAGAACTTGCAGTACTATGAGATCTCAGCTAAGAGTAACTACAACTTTGAGAAGCCATTTTTGTATCTTGCTCGTAAACTTGCAGG TGATCCTAACTTGCACTTTGTAGAATCTCCTGCATTGGCTCCACCTGAAGTTCAAATTGATTTAGCTGCACAACAACA GCATGAAGCTGAGCTTGCTGCAGCTGCCAGTCAGCCCCTTCCTGACGATGACGATGACGCTTTTGAGTAG
- the LOC108331351 gene encoding protein DUF642 L-GALACTONO-1,4-LACTONE-RESPONSIVE GENE 2 — protein sequence MGRFPFLLALFCCFHVVAFSFGDVVNGEFELGPKARDMKGTVVTGGPHAIPGWEISGLVEYIKSGQKQDDMLLVVPNGAYAVRLGNEASIKQKIKVVKGMFYSLTFVVARTCAQEEKLNVSVAPDWVVLPMQTVYGGNGWDAYAWSFQADYSLSDMVFHNPGMEDDPACGPIIDSIALHALYPPRLTTKNVLKNGGFEEGPYVFPNISSGVLIPPNIVDLSDHSPLPGWVVESLKAVKYIDSEHFSVPEGKRAVQLIGGKESAISQVARTIPGKTYVLSFAVGDAGDSCEGSLSVEVYAGKDSVKVPYLSKGKGGFKRASLMFVALGIRTHIVFLSTFYTVRSDDLASLCGPVIDDVTLNSLRKP from the exons ATGGGAAGGTTCCCGTTTCTTTTGGCGCTCTTCTGCTGCTTCCATGTTGTTGCCTTCTCCTTTGGGGATG TAGTAAATGGAGAGTTTGAGCTCGGCCCAAAGGCACGGGACATGAAGGGCACGGTGGTGACTGGGGGACCCCACGCCATACCTGGGTGGGAGATCTCTGGCTTGGTTGAGTACATAAAATCAGGGCAGAAGCAAGATGACATGTTGCTTGTGGTGCCAAATGGAGCTTATGCGGTGAGGCTTGGCAATGAGGCCTCTATTAAGCAAAAGATAAAAGTGGTGAAGGGAATGTTCTATTCTTTAACGTTTGTGGTAGCACGCACTTGTGCACAAGAGGAAAAGCTCAATGTGTCTGTGGCTCCAGACTGGGTGGTTCTCCCAATGCAAACTGTGTATGGTGGAAATGGTTGGGATGCTTATGCATGGTCCTTCCAAGCAGATTACTCTCTCTCAGACATGGTTTTTCATAACCCAGGGATGGAAGACGACCCTGCCTGTGGACCAATCATTGATTCTATTGCTCTCCATGCTCTCTACCCTCCAAGACTAACTACCA AGAATGTATTGAAGAATGGTGGGTTTGAAGAAGGACCATATGTGTTCCCGAACATATCATCGGGTGTGCTTATCCCACCCAACATTGTAGACCTCAGTGACCACTCTCCCCTACCGGGATGGGTGGTGGAGTCCCTAAAAGCTGTTAAATACATAGACTCGGAGCATTTCTCAGTTCCTGAAGGGAAAAGAGCCGTGCAGCTGATAGGAGGAAAAGAAAGTGCCATTTCACAAGTGGCCAGAACCATTCCAGGCAAAACCTACGTCCTCTCCTTTGCTGTGGGAGATGCTGGTGATTCGTGCGAAGGGTCGTTGAGTGTTGAAGTATACGCAGGCAAAGACAGTGTGAAGGTGCCTTACCTTTCCAAAGGCAAAGGTGGATTTAAGCGTGCAAGTCTCATGTTTGTGGCTCTTGGTATAAGAACGCATATTGTGTTCCTTAGCACCTTCTACACAGTGAGAAGTGATGACCTCGCTTCGCTGTGTGGACCTGTGATCGATGATGTAACCTTGAACAGTCTCCGTAAACCTTAG